The following is a genomic window from Streptomyces chrestomyceticus JCM 4735.
CCAACGTCTGCTCACCCACATCGCCGCGCACCCCGGCGTTCCCCCGCAGGCCATGGCCCACGCCCTGGCCACCACCCGTACCATCACCTTCCCCCACCGCGCCGTCCTGACCGCCACCAGTCCTGACGAACGGGAAGCCGCCCTCACCGCGCTGGCGACACACCAGCAGCATCCGGCCCTCGTCCGGGGCACCGTACGGCCCACCGGGGCCGGGCCGGTCTTCGTCTTTCCAGGTCAGGGCAGCCAGTACCCGGGCATGACCGCCGAACTCCTGGACAGCAACCTCACATACGCCCACTGGATCGGCCAGTGCGAGGACGCCCTCGCTCCCTGGGTCGGCTGGTCGCTGACGGATGTCCTACGAGGTGCCCCCGGTTCCCCCGCCCTCGACCGCGTCGACGTGGTGCAGCCCGCCCTGTTCGCCGTGTACGTCGCCCTCGCCCGTACCTGGCAGCACCTCGGCATCCACCCCACCGCCGTCACCGGCCACTCCCAGGGCGAGATCGCCGCCGCCCACATCGCCGGCGCCCTCACCCTCGCCGATGCGGCCCGTATCAGCGCTCTCCGAGCCCAAGCCCTCCTTCCCCTGACTGGCCAGGGCGCCATGGCCTCCATCAACCTCCCGGCGGAAGTTGTCCAGGGCCTGCTCCCCGAGCAGACCACCATCGCGGCCGTCAACAGCCCTGCAACCACTGTCATTTCCGGCCCCACCGACCAGGTCCAGCAAGCCCTCGCCCGCGCCGCCGAATCCCACGGCGCCCGCACCCGACTCCTCCCGGTCGACTACGCGTCCCACTCCCCCCAGATCGAGACCATCAGGGAGAAGCTGGTCGCTGCCCTGGGCACGGTCCGGCCCCGGGAAGCACGGATTCCCTTCTTCTCGACGCTGCTCGGGCGTTGGGCGGAGCCCAAGGAGCTGGACGCGGAGTACTGGTTCCGCAACCTCCGCGAACCCGTACAGTTCCACACCGCCATCACCCACCTCCTCCAAGCAGGCCACCACACCTACATCGAAACCAGCCCCCACCCCGTCCTCACCCCCGCCATCGAAGAAACCGCCACCACCCACGAAAACACCCGCATCCACACCACCGGAACCCTCCACCGCAACCACCCCGACACCCACCACCTCCACACCACAGCCGCCCACCTCCACACCCACGGCCACACCATCACCTGGCCCACCCACACCAACCAACCGACCACCAACCTCCCCACCTACCCCTTCCAACACCAACACCACTGGCTGGACATCACGGAAGAGGGCGGAGAAGGGGCTGCCGAGGACGAGCGGTTCTGGGAGCGGCTGGAACGGGCGCGCGATGCCAAGGAAAGCGGCGGCGACGGCCTTGCGGAGGACGAACGGCAGGCGCTCGGGCTGGTTCTGCCCAGGCTGCTCGCCTGGCGCGACGAACTGCGGACCGAAGCCGCGCTGGACGCATGGCGCTACCAGGTTGAGTGGGCCCCCGTCACCGTCCCGGCGCCCGGCACCGGAGCGGGTGACTGGCTGGTGCTGGTGCCGACGGGCTCCCGGCGCTCGGTGCTCGACGGCCTTGTCGCGTCGCTGATCGACGCGTTCAGCCGCCGTGCCGGGCATGCCACGGTCGTACGGATCGACCCGGAGGCCCCGGATTACCGTGTGCTGACCGAGGCATTGGCGCACCCGGTACGTGGCGTGTTGTCCCTGCTGGCGCTCGCCGACGACCCGCTGCTCACGTCCGCGTCGGAGGCCCCGGCGGGCTTCGCCTGCACCGTCGAAGTCCTCCAGGCCGTACAGGCAGCACAAGCCGGTCACGACGACCGCTCCGGCACAGTGCCCCAACTATGGTCCGTCACCACCGGATCGGTCACCGTCGACCGAACCGACCACGTCACCCACCCGGCAGGTGCACTCGTCTGGGGCCTAGGCCGGGTCGCCGACCAGGAGTGCGGCGGGGTGTGGGGCGGCGTCGTGGATCTGCCGCCGGAGCCCACGGAGGCGGACGTACTGCGTCTGGTGGACGTCCTCGTGGGGGCCCGGGGCGAGGAGAACGAACTGGCCGTACGGCCTGCCGGCGTGCTCGCGCGGCGGTTGCGGCGGGCACCGCTGGCGCACGCGCCCGTACTCCGTGACTGGCGTCCGGAGACGGGGACCGTCGTGGTGACCGGTGGCACGGGGTCGCTCGGCGCCCATGTGGCGCGGTGGCTCGCCGGGCGCGGCGCGGAGCATCTGCTGCTGCTCGGGCGGCGTGGGCGGGCGGCGCCCGGCGCCGACGACCTGGTCGCCGAGCTGACCGCCGCCGGTACGCGGGTGACCGTCGCCGCCTGTGACGTCGGCGACCGGGACGAGCTGGCCGTCGTCCTGGCGGGGCACCGTATCGACGCGGTCGTGCACGCTGCCGCGGAGCTGGACGACGCGCTGCTCGGCGATCTCACCCGGGAGCAGATCGCGCGGGCGCTGCGGGCCAAGGCGGTCGGGGCGGTCAATCTGCACGAGCTGACGCGGGACGCGGAGCTGTCGGCGTTCGTCATGTTCTCGTCCATCGCGGGTGTCTGCGCGCTCTCCGGCCAGTCCAACTACGCGCCGGGCAATGCCTTTCTCGACGCACTCGCCGAGCACCGCCGTGCGTTGGGTCTTCCGGCGACGGCGATCGCGTGGGGCCACTGGGAGGGCGGCGGGATCGCCGCGCCGGAGGTGGAGGAGCAGTTGCGCCGCCGGGGCACGGCCTCGCTCGCGCCGGAGCCCGCCCTGCGCGCGTTGCAGGCCGCGCTGGACCGCGACGAGACCCGTGTCGCCGTGGTCAACGCGGACTGGAGCACCATGGCCCCGTCGCCGCTCCTCCGGGACCTGTTGCCCCCGGAGAGCCCGGCCGCGACCGCCGAGCCGTCGGGCGGTCCGCTCCAAGGGCTGGCCACCGCCACGGTCAAGGAGCAGGAGAAAGCGGTACGGAGGCTGGTGCGCGAGAGCGCGGCGGCCGCGCAGGGCCGGGCTTCCGCCACCGAGGTCGAGGACGGCCGCAGTTTCCGGGACCAGGGCTTCGACTCGCTCGCCGCGGTCGAGCTGCGCAATCGCCTCAACCGCGCCACCGGGCTGCGGCTGCCGACCACCGTCGTCTTCGAGCAGCGGGACCCCGCGTCGCTGGCGGCCCATGTACGTACGCAGTTGTTCGGGCCCGGTACGGAAGTGGAAGCAGGACCGGCGGCTGCGGAGTCCGCCGCCGCGCGTGCCCTGACGCACCTGGAAGCGATCGGAGCGCTGCTGCGGGAGGCCGGGGACACGGCGGAAGGGTTCGACGAAGTGCGCGCCCGGCTACGGACGCTGGCCCACCAGGAACCCGGCCGACCGGACGGCTCCTCCGGCAACGGTTCGCACACCGCCCGCCCGGACATCAGCCAGGGCACCGACCCGGAAACCAACCAGGACATCGACCCGGACATCGACTGGGAGACGGCCACCGACGACGAGGTCGCCGGTCTCATCCACCGTGAATTCGGCATCTCGTGAGGACACCGGACGGGGGCACCCGATGAACGACGACCACCAGTTGCGCCGCCTGCTCAAGCAGGTCACCGGGGAACTGCGGCACACCCGGAACGCGCTGAGCAGGACCCGGGAGCCGGTCGCGATCGTGGGGATCGGCTGCCGCTTCCCCGGGGGCGTCGACTCCCCCGAGGCGCTGTGGGACGTCGTCGCGTCCGGCGGTGAGACGACCGGGGACTTCCCGGCGGACCGCGGCTGGGACCTCGGCCGGCTGCGCCGCGCGGACGCCGGAACGGGCGGTCCGCCCTTCACCGAACGCGGTGGGTTCCTGGCGGACGCGACCGCTTTCGACGCCGGATTCTTCGGCATCTCGGACCGCGAGGCGCTGGCGATGGACCCGCAGCAGCGGCTGTTGCTGGAGGTGGCCTGGGAAGCGGTGGAGCGTACGGGCATCGATCCGCATGCCCTGGCGGGCCGCAAGGTCGGCGTGTTCACCGGCATCACGCACGACCACGGCGAGGGGGTGCTGGACGCGCCTGGCGAGTTGGAGGGCTTTCTGGGGATCGGTGCTTCGGGGAGCGTGGCGTCGGGGCGGATCGCGTACACGCTCGGACTGGAGGGCCCGGCGCTGACGGTCGACACGGCGTGCTCGTCGTCGCTGGTCGCCCTGCACCTGGCCGTACGGTCCCTGCGACTGGGCGAATGCGACCTCGCCCTGGCCGGCGGCGCCACCGTCATGTCCACCCCCATGACCTTCATCGAGTTCAGCCGCCAACGCGGACTGGCGCCGGACGGACGCTGCAAAGCCTTCAGCGCCACGGCCGACGGAACCGCCTTCGCCGAAGGCGCCGCGGTCCTCGCGGTCGAGCGGCTCTCCGACGCCGAACGCAACGGCCACCACGTCCTGGCCGTCATCCGCGGCTCCGCCGTCAACCAGGACGGCGCCTCCAACGGCCTCACCGCCCCCAGCGGACCCGCCCAGCAGAAGGTCATCCGTGAAGCGCTGCGCGATGCCGGGCTGACCGCTTCGGACGTCGACGCCGTCGAAGCCCACGGCACCGGCACCACCCTCGGCGACCCCATCGAAGCCAACGCCCTGCTCGCCGCCTACGGCCCCGGCCGCGAACGCCCCCTGTGGCTGGGCACGGTCAAGTCCAACATCGGGCACACCCAGGCCGCCGCCGGGGCCGCCGGGGTCATCAAGATGGTCATGGCCCTGCGCCACGAGGAATTGCCGCGCACCCTGCACGCGGACGAACCCTCCCCGCACATCGACTGGACCGCCGGGCCCGTACAACTGCTGACAACGGCGACACCCTGGGAAGCCACCGGCACCCCGCGCCGCGCCGCCGTCTCCTCCTTCGGCGTCAGCGGCACCAACGCCCACCTCGTCCTCGAAGCCGCCCGCCCCGTACCTCCCGTAGCACCATTGGTCGAGGAGCCCGCCGTCGTCCCCTGGCTCCTGTCCGCACAAGGAGAACCGGCCCTGCGCGCGCAGGCGGAATCGTTGGCGGCATGGCTGCCCGGGCGGCAGGAGACCGCCGTGGGTGTGGCGCGGGCGCTGGCCGTGAGCCGGGCGGCGCTCCGGGACCGCGCGGTGGTGCTCGGCCCGTCCATGGCGGGACTTCTGGACGGAACCCGGGCTCTGGCCGAAGGCCGTGTCTCCGACCAGGCCGAGGTGGTCACCGGCCGCCCGGTGCAGGGTGACACCTGCTTCCTCTTCACCGGCCAGGGGTCGCAGCGGCCGGGCGCCGGGGCTGAACTGGCCGCCGTCTTCCCGGCGTTCGACGTCGCGCTCCGCGACGTCTGCGCGGCGCTCGCGCCCCACTTGGACCAGGATCCGTACGAGGTGCTACGGGCGGAGGACGGTTCGCCGTCGGCTGCCCTGCTGCGCCGTACGGAATACGCCCAGCCGGCGATCTTCGCGCTACAGGTCGCCCTGTTCCGGCTGCTGGAGTCCTGGGGCGTGGTGCCCGACGTGCTCGCCGGGCATTCCATCGGCGAGTTCGCGGTGGCCCATGTGTCCGGTGTGCTGACACTGCCGGACGCCGCGCGGCTGATCGCGGCCAGGGCGGCGCTGATGCAGGCGCTGCCGGAGTGCGGGGCGATGGTCGCGGTGCAGGCGCCCGAGGCCGAGGTCCGCGCGCGGCTGACCGCGTACGAAGGACGGGTCGCGCTCGCCGCGGTGAACGGGCCGGAGGCCGTGGTGCTCTCCGGCGACGAGCACGACGTACTGGAGCTCGCGGCCGGCTTCGCGGCAGCCGGGCACCGGACCCGCCGGCTCCGGGTGAGCCATGCCTTCCACTCGCCGCTGATGCGGCCGGTGCTCGAACCGTTCCGGTCCGCGCTGGCGCGGGCCTCCTTCGGGACGCCCGCCGTGCCGGTGGTGTCCACGCTGACCGGCGGGCCGGTCGATCCGGCGTACTTCGGATCGGCGGAGTACTGGGTGCGGCACATCGTCTCACCGGTGCGTTTC
Proteins encoded in this region:
- a CDS encoding type I polyketide synthase; translation: MSCRLPGGVTSPEDLWQLVRDGRDAISGFPTDRGWDLAALYDPDPDHPGTSYVREGGFLHDAGLFDADFFGIGPREALAMDPQQRLLLEVSWEAVERAGLDPESLRGSRTGVFTGLMYHDYGQPPHGRVSKTKAREFEGLLGIGASGSVASGRIAYTLGLEGPALTVDTACSSSLVALHLAVRSLRLGECDLALAGGATVMATPATFVEFSRQRGLAPDGRCKAFGAEADGTAFSEGVAVLAVERLTDAERNGHRVLAVIRGSAVNQDGASNGLTAPSGPAQQKVIREALRDAGLAASDVDAVETHGTGTGLGDPIEANALLATYGRDRAGERPLWLGSVKSNIGHTQAAAGATGVLKMVLALQHEELPRTLYAEEPSPHIDWASGAVRLLGENTPWSCSGEDAPRRAAVSSFGVSGTNAHLILEAPSRDQVAEPGGDDEGRDTSADVPSGLPSDMPSDMPWVLSAKSEPALAAQAQRLLTHIAAHPGVPPQAMAHALATTRTITFPHRAVLTATSPDEREAALTALATHQQHPALVRGTVRPTGAGPVFVFPGQGSQYPGMTAELLDSNLTYAHWIGQCEDALAPWVGWSLTDVLRGAPGSPALDRVDVVQPALFAVYVALARTWQHLGIHPTAVTGHSQGEIAAAHIAGALTLADAARISALRAQALLPLTGQGAMASINLPAEVVQGLLPEQTTIAAVNSPATTVISGPTDQVQQALARAAESHGARTRLLPVDYASHSPQIETIREKLVAALGTVRPREARIPFFSTLLGRWAEPKELDAEYWFRNLREPVQFHTAITHLLQAGHHTYIETSPHPVLTPAIEETATTHENTRIHTTGTLHRNHPDTHHLHTTAAHLHTHGHTITWPTHTNQPTTNLPTYPFQHQHHWLDITEEGGEGAAEDERFWERLERARDAKESGGDGLAEDERQALGLVLPRLLAWRDELRTEAALDAWRYQVEWAPVTVPAPGTGAGDWLVLVPTGSRRSVLDGLVASLIDAFSRRAGHATVVRIDPEAPDYRVLTEALAHPVRGVLSLLALADDPLLTSASEAPAGFACTVEVLQAVQAAQAGHDDRSGTVPQLWSVTTGSVTVDRTDHVTHPAGALVWGLGRVADQECGGVWGGVVDLPPEPTEADVLRLVDVLVGARGEENELAVRPAGVLARRLRRAPLAHAPVLRDWRPETGTVVVTGGTGSLGAHVARWLAGRGAEHLLLLGRRGRAAPGADDLVAELTAAGTRVTVAACDVGDRDELAVVLAGHRIDAVVHAAAELDDALLGDLTREQIARALRAKAVGAVNLHELTRDAELSAFVMFSSIAGVCALSGQSNYAPGNAFLDALAEHRRALGLPATAIAWGHWEGGGIAAPEVEEQLRRRGTASLAPEPALRALQAALDRDETRVAVVNADWSTMAPSPLLRDLLPPESPAATAEPSGGPLQGLATATVKEQEKAVRRLVRESAAAAQGRASATEVEDGRSFRDQGFDSLAAVELRNRLNRATGLRLPTTVVFEQRDPASLAAHVRTQLFGPGTEVEAGPAAAESAAARALTHLEAIGALLREAGDTAEGFDEVRARLRTLAHQEPGRPDGSSGNGSHTARPDISQGTDPETNQDIDPDIDWETATDDEVAGLIHREFGIS